The DNA sequence ACCCGCCGAGGGTCTGCAGCGACTCCGAGCCGAGGATCGCGTAGGAGCGTTCCGAGCCGTACCCCTTGACGATCGGCAGCAGCAGGTCGTTGAGCCGGTCGTCGATCTCGTAGTCCTCGGCGGCCGCCTCCTTGATCGCGATGTCGTCCTGGATGCTGGCGGTGTACAGCACCAGCGCCCGCATGCCCTCGGCGTACGCCTTCTGCGTCATCAGCGAGCGGCGGACGTCGGGGTGGTGGGTGATCGTGACCCGGGGCGCCGTCTTGTTGGTCATCTGGGCCAGGTCGGCGCCCTGGACGCGGTTCTTGGCGTAGTCGAGCGCGTTGAGGTAGCCGGTGGACAGCGTCGCGATGGCCTTGGTGCCGACCATCATCCGGGCGAACTCGATGATCCGGAACATCTGGGCGATGCCCTCGTGCACCTCACCGACCAGCCAGCCGACGGCCGGCTGCTTCTCGCCGAAGGTGAGCTCGCAGGTCGTCGAGGCCTTGAGGCCCATCTTCTTCTCGAGGTTGGTCGTGTACACGCCATTGCGGCCCTGCAGCTCGCCGGTCTGCCAGTCCACGAGGTACTTCGGGACGAAGAACAGGGACAGGCCCTTGGTGCCCGGCCCGTGGCCCTCGGGGCGGGCCAGCACCAGGTGGAAGATGTTCTCCTCCAGGTCGTGCTCGGCGGAGGTGATGAACCGCTTCACGCCCTCGATGTGCCAGCTGCCGTCCGCCTGCAGGACCGCCTTGGACCGACCGGCGCCCACGTCCGAGCCG is a window from the Actinomycetes bacterium genome containing:
- a CDS encoding acyl-CoA dehydrogenase family protein; this translates as MGHYKSNLRDIEFNLFEVLGRQNVLGSGPYAEMDLATAKSMLAEVERLAVNELAESFEDADRHPPVFDPATGSVTMPESFKKSYRAYRDAGWTNLDLPAEMGGTPTPPSLRWALAEMVLGSNPAVHMFTSGPAFAHVLWELGTEEQKHWAQVCAEKGWGATMVLTEPDAGSDVGAGRSKAVLQADGSWHIEGVKRFITSAEHDLEENIFHLVLARPEGHGPGTKGLSLFFVPKYLVDWQTGELQGRNGVYTTNLEKKMGLKASTTCELTFGEKQPAVGWLVGEVHEGIAQMFRIIEFARMMVGTKAIATLSTGYLNALDYAKNRVQGADLAQMTNKTAPRVTITHHPDVRRSLMTQKAYAEGMRALVLYTASIQDDIAIKEAAAEDYEIDDRLNDLLLPIVKGYGSERSYAILGSESLQTLGG